A portion of the Gadus macrocephalus chromosome 10, ASM3116895v1 genome contains these proteins:
- the nkx3-2 gene encoding homeobox protein Nkx-3.2 isoform X1 gives MAVRSNSLMPFSIQAILNKKEDSRGHLPDLDMCFSKTSCWKIFGEMNSGSADFPTACRPSSDGGTCEPGDNKSYDSDSGLSDDNDGKPVVCKTETEVDPASDLLEESLQEETDHESTAVENAKGLSDCEPNVSGKRRKRQTFHSNNLDEAGSDQSADQPKQRKKRSRAAFSHAQVFELERRFNHQRYLSGPERADLAASLKLTETQVKIWFQNRRYKTKRRQMAADLMASAPTAKKVAVKVLVRDDQRQYSPGELLRPPLLALQPSYYYPYGAYCLPAWTLSACAGNP, from the exons ATGGCCGTGCGTAGCAATTCATTGATGCCTTTCTCCATCCAAGCCATTTTGAATAAAAAAGAGGACAGTCGTGGACATTTACCCGATTTGGATATGTGTTTCTCAAAGACGTCCTGTTGGAAAATATTCGGGGAAATGAACAGCGGATCTGCTGACTTTCCCACGGCGTGCAGGCCGAGCAGCGACGGGGGAACCTGCGAGCCGGGCGACAACAAAAGTTACGACTCCGACTCGGGTCTGAGCGACGATAACGACGGTAAGCCGGTGGTGTGTAAGACCGAGACCGAGGTGGATCCCGCCTCAGACCTGCTGGAGGAGAGCCTGCAGGAGGAGACGGACCATGAATCCACCGCCGTGGAGAACGCGAAGGGACTCAGCGACTGTGAGCCCAATGTCTCGGGTAAGCGGAGGAAACGACAAACATttc ATTCCAACAACCTCGACGAGGCGGGAAGCGATCAAAGCGCCGACCAGCCCAAGCAGAGGAAGAAGCGCTCGCGAGCCGCCTTCTCCCACGCACAGGTCTTCGAGCTCGAGCGGCGCTTCAACCACCAGCGCTACCTCTCGGGGCCCGAGAGGGCCGACCTGGCTGCCTCCCTGAAGCTCACCGAGACCCAGGTCAAgatctggttccagaaccgCCGCTACAAGACGAAGCGTCGTCAGATGGCCGCCGATTTAATGGCGTCGGCCCCCACGGCGAAGAAAGTGGCGGTTAAGGTGTTGGTCCGGGACGACCAGAGACAGTACAGCCCGGGAGAACTGCTGCGGCCCCCGCTGCTTGCCCTGCAGCCGTCCTACTATTACCCCTACGGCGCGTACTGCCTTCCCGCCTGGACGCTATCCGCGTGCGCTGGGAACCCATAA
- the nkx3-2 gene encoding homeobox protein Nkx-3.2 isoform X2 → MAVRSNSLMPFSIQAILNKKEDSRGHLPDLDMCFSKTSCWKIFGEMNSGSADFPTACRPSSDGGTCEPGDNKSYDSDSGLSDDNDGKPVVCKTETEVDPASDLLEESLQEETDHESTAVENAKGLSDCEPNVSDSNNLDEAGSDQSADQPKQRKKRSRAAFSHAQVFELERRFNHQRYLSGPERADLAASLKLTETQVKIWFQNRRYKTKRRQMAADLMASAPTAKKVAVKVLVRDDQRQYSPGELLRPPLLALQPSYYYPYGAYCLPAWTLSACAGNP, encoded by the exons ATGGCCGTGCGTAGCAATTCATTGATGCCTTTCTCCATCCAAGCCATTTTGAATAAAAAAGAGGACAGTCGTGGACATTTACCCGATTTGGATATGTGTTTCTCAAAGACGTCCTGTTGGAAAATATTCGGGGAAATGAACAGCGGATCTGCTGACTTTCCCACGGCGTGCAGGCCGAGCAGCGACGGGGGAACCTGCGAGCCGGGCGACAACAAAAGTTACGACTCCGACTCGGGTCTGAGCGACGATAACGACGGTAAGCCGGTGGTGTGTAAGACCGAGACCGAGGTGGATCCCGCCTCAGACCTGCTGGAGGAGAGCCTGCAGGAGGAGACGGACCATGAATCCACCGCCGTGGAGAACGCGAAGGGACTCAGCGACTGTGAGCCCAATGTCTCGG ATTCCAACAACCTCGACGAGGCGGGAAGCGATCAAAGCGCCGACCAGCCCAAGCAGAGGAAGAAGCGCTCGCGAGCCGCCTTCTCCCACGCACAGGTCTTCGAGCTCGAGCGGCGCTTCAACCACCAGCGCTACCTCTCGGGGCCCGAGAGGGCCGACCTGGCTGCCTCCCTGAAGCTCACCGAGACCCAGGTCAAgatctggttccagaaccgCCGCTACAAGACGAAGCGTCGTCAGATGGCCGCCGATTTAATGGCGTCGGCCCCCACGGCGAAGAAAGTGGCGGTTAAGGTGTTGGTCCGGGACGACCAGAGACAGTACAGCCCGGGAGAACTGCTGCGGCCCCCGCTGCTTGCCCTGCAGCCGTCCTACTATTACCCCTACGGCGCGTACTGCCTTCCCGCCTGGACGCTATCCGCGTGCGCTGGGAACCCATAA